ACTGTTCAAAATGGCTCCCCAAAATCATAAATAACCTACTTATAAATAACCTATGTCTTATCTATGCATGTAATTCTACACATATTAATTTACAAGCTTAGTCAGAATGAAAATGGAATAGGATTATTCTTGCATTTTCCAACTTAGCGAGCTGAGTTAATCACTCACTCAAACAAGCCTAGTGGAAGATACTCTGCCTAGAACGTTCTTTGCTTTCTAGGCAATTTCTTTGCCTTCCTTCAATTTGTCTACTATTGTAGAAATGCAAGTTCAAGAGGAAGCCTTCAGAAAGCGGGAGTATGAGTAGACAAAGCTTGTAAAAGTAATGTTGAAGAGTAGTGTTGAAGATATGTAAAGACTGGAATATCATTACAgggaatataaaataaaaagtaataataataatcctccTCACTGCTCactttggaggaagaaaaattaatagaactttttttccctattaactatcagttcttttattttatcagtcatagaatcatagaatcatccaGTTTGGAAAAagcctctaagatcatctggtccaacctttaacctagtactaaaatccaccactaaaccatgctgcTAAGTTCTACACCTACACATTtcttgagtcaccatccctggagggcttcaaccacttccctgggcagcctattttAATGCCtcacaactctttcagtaaataaatttctcctaatatgcaacctaaacctcccctagcACAATTTCAGGCTATTTCCCCTTGTTTTATCACTtagtgcttgggagaagagcccgaTCCCCATCTCGCTATAGCTTCCTTTAAGGTAATCATAGggtgcaataaggtctcccctgaacttccttttctctaggctaaacaacgCAAATTCCCTCAACCACTCCTcataaaacttgttttctagACCCTGCAACAGCTTTGCTGCCCTTCCCTGGAGACActccagcaccttgatgtcTAGCCCCACGTTTTCAGATTACTAAGTCTAATACAGTTTGTCttcttaaaaatggaaaatcctGATGTAAGTATTCCCCATAAAGCTTAggtatttgttaaaaaaaaataagatgtaaaaataaataccccTGCACGTGAGCAGTGTAGGGATATATAATACCAGTAGTTGAGCTCTACCAGCCACAAGACCAGCTGACGTGATAACAAATGATAATAGTACAGAACCAGGAAATATAATAGGTATTCCTCACATCTGACTTTTCACATCTGTGGTGTACACTGCACAAGTAAATACagcaaagaatggaaaatgaaaattagagagagaaggaagaaaaaatggcaGTAGCATCTCTAAGACCCAAAACAATCATGCCTCTGATTACTTGAGAAAGGTCACTAATTCCTATAACCCAAGTAGTGGTTCTCCCCCCAAATGAGCTTTAACAGAAGCGAGCATAAGTCTGAAAAATTGCAAATATTGGTCAATTTCAGTTATGACAAAATACTATGCCATCTCACATGTTTCCATAGATCTCAAGCTTGGAAATATGCATTTATGAAAGTGCTGTTGATGCTACATGCAGTGCAGTCTACATCAttatgaagattaaaaaaaggggaaaaagtaaaacatttaaataacaatACCTGCATTCTCAAATTCTATCtcacttctgttttattaaaaaaaaaaaacaaacaacaaaaaactgacCATGTCCactaaaagtaatttttaagtCTACCAGTAATAACTCTTCCTCTAACTTGTCTGGCCATTTCACTCAAAAGTAAACTAGGTACAAGCACTGGGAAACAAGATCCCTTTGGCATATCTTTTGACTGTTTTGAATATCTTCTTTTCCTAAACTGACTAGCCCTAAAGTTAAATATTCCCAgcaagttaaatatttatttatgacaTCAAAATACCTGTAACTGTGATACTGCCTGTTGAAAAAATCTGTAAGGTAGCTCTGAGAGTTTTTATTCTGTAGCACACGGCAGGATGAAGTTCTGGTTCGTAACTAGAAGACAAAATAACAGGTTAGAGGTCTggaactgaaacagaaaagcttaAGAAATATACCAAGACTacaattctttaaaattctaCCATACCTCGCATGAGGTCTGTTATTCTTCGTAAATTCTGGCAATCTTATCTCAAAGGGCATGTTGCACACTGCTAAAACATTCACaactttaaaatctgtgaaaattaccttttcaaaagagaagaaaagaatgtCATTAGAAATTCAGCTCAGAGAAGCAGAGATGTatgtgttgaaaaaaaaaattagaagaataCTAGTTGagtattttaatgttatttcacAACTAAAACCTTGTGATTGATGCATTTGTAATAGTCTAAAGGTACTTAATAGACTCAAATCACTTATTTTATCCTTCCATGGTACAGTAGCCGTTGAACTAGATTATTTCACATTTGTACTATGTGGTTATCGTACAATTTTCTTTGAGAATGAAACACAGGAATAACTCATTGTTATACTAAAACACAACCAAAttgaaaacaaactaaattaAGTAGCTCATGGGACATCaaaattaacaaagaaaaagtttaattcTTACATGAATCCTATGCAATTTGGAAAAGTGTCTTTAATGCCTTGCTGCTATACACCATTTTTATCAAAGCTAAGAATAagataaaagacaaaaactgttttgtttcaaatgtcCAGCACGGCAAGCtatttttccagtcttttaCTTTCTGAATCCTACCTCAAAATATTGGCTTTCAGTTATTCTCAGACCACAGCCATTTTACATGACATTAAAAGAGCCAACAGGCaactccaaaacaaacaagtgcACTGTTAAGAAGTGCAAAgtcactgaagaaaattttgttcattttctgaaacagcCAGAACTGAAAATTTCTCAGCCAAAACATTTTGGGAAAGTATACAAGTGGAAGCAACAAATCCTTATAAGAGGTCAACTATTATTTTAATCCTCAAAACATACTCCACTTAAATTGCTCACTTCATAATAAAACTTGGCGCATCTACCCTGGAGGCACTGTTCATCTCCCAGTGATTCAATGCTTCAATCCAGCTTTAAGAGCCTGGGTCTAATGCATACATTCTTAGCAATAAAATTCCCTAACTTTTGTTTGGGTCTAACGCAACATTAGTGGGATAGCCTGTCACAGCTGCCTTTATGCAGTATAATCAAATTTAGATTCTTCCTGCCAAAGGACAGCAACTGTGCCTGTTGGTAATTGTCTGCTGGTAAATTTAAATTGTGGGTAAACAGCACAACTGACTgtcagaaagttttaaaattacacaCTTTAGCACTCCCATTCAAAACTGTTACTACAAAGTTCAAGTGGTGTTTCTGACTGGTAATGTTGACCCAAACCCACAAAAAGAGGCGTTTCATAccctatttctttttaaaacttatttccaGCTGTGCAAcctcacagcacagcagcacttcCCCCCCTCAATTAACAAGGTTCAAACTTGCCCTAAACGAGAGGGACATGTGTTTGTTATTCCACCATAAATGCGGGAAAATTGTGTTTAAATGACAGTTTGGTTTACACCCTTCAGCACTTCTTCCAAATAAATCTTTCAAGGTATTTTTCTACCCAAGAAACATTTGTGGGTGGCTCATTTAGtaagttttgttgtttattaGGGAGGGAAAAAGCACAACTCTGAGCCACCAAATGAAACTCAAATCCACAAAATAAGACATTTCTTTGACCAGCATCTGGAAAACGTACGCTGCTACAAAACGGGCATCTGAATGAAAACATGATGATTGCTAAATAGTTACACTtcctcattttttattctttctaaaaaatTGAGTACCATCATTGCTTAAGCAACACAAGTTCCTTTTTCATTAGAATTACCTGAAAACCTAGTTTCTGTAGACTACGAGCTAATCGTCTGGCACCAAATTTAGCTTCTTCTTCACTGTAAAGACAAGAATCTAGcattaacaaaaatacagcatatGCTCGTGTGCACACATACTATAGTAAATGGTTCATTTTGTAGCCTGAGCACTATGTAACACATGAACTGTGACCACATAGACAGCCTTAATTTTACCCAGCTGTACATATTACATTCTATCTTCACTGTCTAGATATTCAAATAGAGTCTTTTATACCCtatttgaagaatattttgGCACTCAGCTCTAGCTTAAGACAGTAGGAGCTGCAGTGGGAGCCATATTTTGATCATATATGATATTAAATACTCTTAAGAGACAAATATGGTAGTCTGAAGTTGGCCATCCTGAACTGGTGATTACTTTTCATCCTGTTCTCCTTTGCAATGGGCTTGTTAGCTTCCCTGAAGGTTTAGAGAAGAAAGCAATGTTTATGAACATTCATACTAGTATGAAGCACCAAATAAAGTTTAGGGAAAAAGCTCAGTGTACAGTTAAATTATGCGCAGGgcctcagggaaaaaaaaaaaatctatcatttAAATGTCAGCACTGACAAATCACCTTCTATTTTGAGACAGATATCATATACAGAAAGCATGCAAATTTACCACTGTGCCTTACCCTTACTCCACAATGTGGACATAACTTACAGGAATTCAGCCATTAGCAGTTTAGCAAATTCATGTGTATCTGAACTAAGAATTTGCTCTTTCCATTCCCTCAACAGTGTATAACTTGATTAAATTTAGGTGAGTTTTCATGTAGTAATAAGAGAGACATCCCTCAAAAAAGGTCATCCCTTCCCAAGTTTTAagttctggttaaaaaaaaaaaaaaaaaagagaaagtgtaATTCTTACAGAGTTTTCAAATCACAAGGGTGGTTGTGGTTGGAAGGGACGTCTggagaccatctagtccaacccccctgccaagcagggtcacctagcGCACGTTGCGCAGGATgacatccaggtgggttttgaatatctccagagaaggaaactccacagcctctctgggcaacctatgccagtgctctgtcaccctcccgGTAAAGAAAAGTTTCCTCATATTCAGCTAAGCTTCCTGTATCTCAGTTTGTacccgttgcctcttgtcctgtcactgggcatcACTGAAGAATCGGGGCCcgtcctcttgacaccctcccttcagatatttatagacattgatgagattcccctctcagccttctcttctgcagcccagctctctcagcctgtcctcgtatgacaggtgctccagtaCCCCCATCACCTCAGTAGCCCCCCTCTGGACTCGCACCGATAGCTCCATGaccctcttgtactggggagcccataactggacacaatactccaggtgaggccttACCAGGGCTCAGTAGAGGcggaggatcacctccctcaaaaTTCTGGCAATGATATTTCTACCACaccccaggatactgttggccttcttggccacaagggcacattggTGGTTCATGGTtaacctgctgtccaccaggactcccaggtccttctctgcagagctgctctccagcaggtcagcccccagcctgtactcgtgtatttcagaaatgaaatctcttggattttcttcataaattagtttttcctgctgttctccCAGAATGCTGAAACGATGTTGCTCAAGATTTCAATTCAGTCAAAGGCAGAcactttgcagagaaaaattCCACTCAAATACTTAGCTTGGCAAGGATCTAAGTGTGATATAACATGAAGGAATCTTAAGAGTGGCAAGCACTGCCTCTTGCTACCTTCCTCATTTATaacattatgttttaaaataaacatgaatttCGTCCAGAGAAAAGATCTTTATGGACTTACCTTGTGGCTCCTGTGCAAATAACTTTTCCTGAGGACCAAATTGTGGCCGTAATCCTAGGTTTCCTAAGCTTCATTAATACTTtctacaaaggaaaatgaaagtggAAGAATTGGGAATTGGTGTTAGTTCAatttcaaaattgaaaaaaaaaattaagtattacacaaataatatttctttacttttgaTAAGTcttgaaatgtttcttcatctctttcagCAACTATAAAATCAGCTCCTGAGAAGAGCTAAACAAAAGTGGACTATCTTAGCCAGTGATTCAGTGTTCACATAACAAAttaaatgaagatattttcccTTGAATAAAAAGCTGAAAGTCACAGcatcattctgattttttttttgtatttattataaCTCTCCCCTGTTGACTCCTcaattgatatatttttctgaaaaaaaaaaaccatgaaattTTAGTGGGGCAAAACAGACCCTGAGGTGTAAGAGGTCTCATTGCATACCTTACACTTAATATTCACCTCACTAGTTGAACAGACCCTAGTCTAATGGCTCCCTGAAGTCTTTTGAGACAGTATTTAGTCCTCCTCCCCTTACTGTAGGCTTAGTATATGACAGACTCAATGCCTATCAAGacagaaatatagaaataaaactttgcTATCCACCACAC
This genomic stretch from Anser cygnoides isolate HZ-2024a breed goose chromosome 3, Taihu_goose_T2T_genome, whole genome shotgun sequence harbors:
- the TBPL1 gene encoding TATA box-binding protein-like 1, yielding MDADSDVALDILITNVVCVFRTRCHLNLRKIALEGANVIYKRDVGKVLMKLRKPRITATIWSSGKVICTGATSEEEAKFGARRLARSLQKLGFQVIFTDFKVVNVLAVCNMPFEIRLPEFTKNNRPHASYEPELHPAVCYRIKTLRATLQIFSTGSITVTGPNVKAVASAVEQIYPFVFESRK